A section of the Ignavibacteriales bacterium genome encodes:
- a CDS encoding T9SS type A sorting domain-containing protein yields the protein MYKKYFLAFLFLVFALINQNAFSQWTFAGFVTGAGTFPSISVAGPNLVAVFGGPNGSPQVFVSTNGGANFTSATGTGLGALELYCGWMSSATEMYGGNGGASGGAGGNASFYRTTDGGTTWSTVLSTGGTGGFFNAITFSKTTPTFGVAQSDPPTGAGQQYYFPVTTNGGANWSVTNPPGVSGAASAQNSVVVIDNQFYGFGLNAGASRVYYTSNGGSTWVIGNLGITGSFTSGYAMSDNKMNGIAATNTSLPSIARTTNGGTSWTSSTITGLSGYATCKWIEGTNICYVSAGAGASGVIAKSTDGGQTFTVMTTAGLTGITHMEFYRSGNDIYGYAVAGDGSVLKLVDNVTGVVNNNTGVPTEYKLSQNYPNPFNPSTTINFSIPKASYVTLKVYDVVGKEVASIISRDLQAGNYTEQFVASSNLSSGVYFYQLIAGDFSQTKKFILNK from the coding sequence TCCTAATCTTGTCGCTGTATTCGGCGGTCCTAACGGATCACCTCAAGTATTTGTATCTACAAATGGCGGTGCTAACTTCACATCCGCAACAGGTACAGGTCTTGGTGCATTAGAACTTTACTGTGGATGGATGAGTAGCGCTACCGAAATGTATGGTGGAAACGGTGGAGCATCCGGCGGAGCAGGTGGTAACGCATCATTTTACAGGACAACTGACGGCGGTACAACCTGGTCGACCGTACTTTCAACAGGAGGTACAGGTGGATTCTTTAACGCTATTACATTCTCAAAAACAACCCCAACTTTTGGTGTTGCTCAAAGCGATCCTCCAACAGGAGCGGGTCAACAATATTATTTCCCGGTCACAACTAACGGTGGCGCAAACTGGTCAGTAACTAATCCTCCTGGAGTATCGGGTGCTGCATCAGCTCAGAACTCTGTCGTTGTTATCGATAACCAGTTTTATGGCTTCGGTCTTAATGCCGGTGCTTCCAGGGTGTATTACACATCCAATGGCGGCTCAACATGGGTTATCGGAAACCTCGGTATTACAGGTTCATTTACTTCCGGTTACGCAATGAGCGATAACAAAATGAACGGTATTGCAGCAACAAATACCTCACTTCCATCTATTGCAAGAACTACAAATGGCGGTACTTCATGGACAAGTTCTACAATCACCGGTCTAAGTGGTTATGCTACCTGTAAATGGATAGAAGGAACAAATATTTGTTACGTTTCAGCAGGTGCCGGCGCAAGTGGTGTTATTGCAAAAAGCACAGACGGCGGTCAAACTTTTACTGTTATGACAACAGCCGGTTTAACAGGTATTACTCACATGGAATTCTACAGATCAGGAAATGACATTTACGGATATGCTGTAGCAGGTGACGGAAGCGTATTGAAACTCGTTGATAACGTTACAGGTGTTGTTAATAATAATACAGGTGTTCCGACTGAATACAAACTTTCTCAGAATTACCCGAATCCATTCAACCCAAGCACAACGATCAACTTCTCAATTCCTAAAGCATCATATGTAACATTAAAAGTATATGATGTAGTAGGTAAAGAAGTTGCTTCAATAATTAGCAGGGATCTTCAAGCAGGTAATTATACCGAGCAGTTTGTTGCATCATCTAATTTATCATCAGGTGTTTATTTCTATCAGCTGATAGCAGGTGATTTCAGCCAGACGAAGAAGTTCATTTTGAACAAGTAA